One region of Quercus lobata isolate SW786 chromosome 2, ValleyOak3.0 Primary Assembly, whole genome shotgun sequence genomic DNA includes:
- the LOC115963692 gene encoding uncharacterized protein LOC115963692: MDSDFIERLQKIQLTEEEGEVVKINLAHREKTIEECSLTLLGRFLTNRPYNQRAAKSLLRSVWKLGNDLRIVDVGEGLFQFRFKLESQLTWVLENGPWSFDNNLLVLRRWERGMTANSVTFPTLPIWVQVWGLPFDLINEEAGWEIGKGLGQVYEVDNKTFLSDQARFIRIRVGIPLEKPIRRGGWVANPEGDQVQVGFKYERLVGLCYQCGKLGHEMKDCSVQGSSQQAEKPYGDWLKAGFRRKDMGADRAKTNAPPPAPALEPSQSHTVAINSHDEVAGSMGINDNHERTDNGSEINCPKSHVTVSQKIQVSEEVNTEHLWGAKFSEPDSINGVSNTQMGIRGMEITGLETAALHALNSTLINVPINYEKRQTHADQSICIQQPREKSSVLETHANHWRLTGFYGWPEEQRKQESWQLLKHLHSRHSVPWLCFGDFNEILQSEEKQGGLPKPLAPMLNFREALCIVGWWIWVTRERLDRACATIEWRDKFAQVQVTHLEASYSDHNPILVTTHIRPHPTLKKKIPHRFEERWATHPDCENIIQMAWDSIVPNGSPMAKLFEKIKRCRFALVDWSRITFGLSKPQLQEKQKILEELCIQNRAENVRTIKSLKAEITNIIHQDELFWRQRSRSIWLPAGDKNTKYFHNRASQRRRKNHISGVFDSDERWCTSDEQIAKVAESYFQELFSTAHPQNMESVLQSVQRKVTPHMNESLTRPYTADEVRLALFQMHPSKSPGPDGMSPFFFQKYWHIIGNDVTEAILSFLRSAHMLKKMNHTHIVLIPKKKDPKYLVDYRPISLSNVVSRIISKVIANRLKLILPNVISDSQSAFVPNRLITDNTTVAYEILHRMRNRRRGKVGQMAVKLDISKAYDRVEWSFLQGIMQKLGFDPRWVNLAMETVTTASYSVFINGEPKGWITQSRGIRQGDPLSPYLFLLCAEGLTALLNKAVENRVVNGIMSSQNGVCISHLLFADDSLLFCKATVGECQQLLSILGQYEAASGQAINRQKTSLFFSKNTNPEIRRLIQQQMGARVMTNTDKYLGLPMTCGKSKVNTFKELEEKISKRVLGWKEKFISKAGREVLIKTVAQAIPTYAMSLFKLPKTMCDSINSLLAKYWWGQNKEERKIHWVNWKKLCTSKQEGGMGFRDLHSFNLAMLSKQAWRLTQDTNSLFYKVYKARYFPNCSFMTAQLGSNPSFVWRSLLAARDIIFNGSKWRVGDGKTVGVYSHKWLSHPPIPLNEQAQDMKVCELLDVQSRQWDRGKIETLFAPRTRQEILAIPLDHLNSPDLLVWTENAAAKFTVKTAYQLALRLTKQPWAEHSLSRAYKPIWSGIWALNVPPKVRTFLWRACSNCLPTRENLHRRRVRVDTRCDLCHYRSENTSHILWECPFAQNVWALMSSRIQKCRNMADDFFQLFRMVRDRLTQRDLEQWATTVWSIWNARNRFYFEHVQLQPKAIVDVACGLLEEYQRLMNIQ; the protein is encoded by the exons ATGGATTCAGATTTCATTGAGAGGCTACAAAAAATACAACTCACGGAAGAAGAGGGTGAAGTAGTCAAGATAAACTTAGCCCACAGAGAGAAGACTATTGAAGAATGTTCACTCACACTGTTAGGCAGATTCCTAACTAACAGACCATACAACCAAAGAGCAGCAAAATCACTACTACGATCTGTGTGGAAGCTTGGAAATGACTTGAGGATCGTGGATGTGGGGGAAGGGCTATTTCAATTTCGATTTAAGCTGGAGAGCCAATTAACTTGGGTATTAGAAAATGGCCCTTGGAGTTTTGACAACAATCTTTTGGTTCTTCGACGATGGGAGAGGGGTATGACAGCAAACTCTGTCACTTTTCCAACCCTTCCTATATGGGTTCAAGTATGGGGTTTACCTTTTGACTTGATAAATGAAGAAGCGGGGTGGGAAATTGGCAAAGGGCTAGGTCAAGTGTATGAGGTAGACAACAAAACTTTCCTATCGGATCAAGCTCGTTTCATCAGAATTCGAGTTGGGATCCCTTTGGAAAAGCCGATTCGTCGAGGTGGATGGGTTGCAAATCCTGAGGGAGACCAGGTGCAAGTTGGTTTCAAGTACGAACGGCTGGTGGGATTATGCTACCAATGTGGTAAGCTCGGCCATGAGATGAAGGATTGCTCAGTTCAGGGGTCCTCACAGCAAGCGGAAAAGCCATATGGAGATTGGCTAAAGGCGGGCTTTCGCCGGAAGGACATGGGAGCAGACCGGGCAAAAACCAATGCGCCACCACCTGCACCGGCGCTAGAACCATCACAGAGCCATACGGTTGCAATTAATTCCCATGATGAGGTGGCGGGAAGTATGGGAATTAATGACAATCATGAACGGACAGACAACGGCTCAGAAATAAATTGCCCGAAATCTCATGTAACGGTTTCTCAGAAAATCCAGGTCAGTGAGGAAGTAAATACAGAGCACTTATGGGGAGCGAAATTTTCGGAACCGGACAGCATTAATGGGGTGAGTAATACGCAGATGGGAATAAGGGGAATGGAGATTACCGGTTTAGAGACAGCTGCCTTACATGCGTTGAATTCAACGCTCATCAACGTGCCTATCAATTATGAGAAACGGCAAACACATGCTGACCAATCAATATGCATACAGCAGCCACGTGAGAAGTCATCTGTTTTGGAAACGCATG CAAACCATTGGCGATTGACAGGATTCTATGGTTGGCCAGAGGAACAAAGGAAGCAAGAATCATGGCAACTCCTAAAACACCTCCACTCTAGACACTCCGTCCCATGGCTTTGCTTTggggatttcaatgaaatcCTTCAATCAGAAGAGAAACAAGGCGGATTGCCTAAACCATTGGCCCCCATGCTGAATTTTCGGGAAGCTCTTTGTATTGTGGGTTGGTGGATTTGGGTTACCAGG GAACGATTGGATAGGGCATGCGCCACGATTGAATGGAGGGATAAATTTGCTCAAGTGCAAGTCACTCACCTTGAGGCATCTTATTCGGACCACAACCCAATTCTTGTCACTACTCACATTCGGCCTCACCCCACCTTGAAGAAGAAGATACCACACAGATTTGAGGAGAGATGGGCCACTCACCCTGACTGTGAAAATATCATACAGATGGCATGGGACTCAATTGTACCGAATGGAAGCCCAATGGCGAAGctgtttgaaaaaataaaaagatgtcgtTTTGCCCTTGTTGATTGGAGTCGAATTACCTTTGGACTCTCAAAACCACAATTgcaggaaaaacaaaaaatcttggAAGAGTTGTGCATACAGAACAGAGCCGAGAATGTAAGAACCATCAAAAGCCTTAAGGCCGAAATTACAAACATTATCCACCAAGATGAGCTTTTTTGGCGACAAAGATCCCGATCAATTTGGCTACCTGCTGGAGACAAGaacacaaaatattttcacaaccgTGCTAGCCAACGCCGAAGAAAGAACCATATCTCTGGAGTGTTTGATTCTGATGAGAGATGGTGCACTTCTGATGAGCAAATTGCCAAAGTAGCCGAATCTTACTTCCAAGAATTGTTCTCCACGGCCCACCCACAAAACATGGAGAGTGTCTTACAATCAGTTCAACGAAAAGTCACCCCACACATGAATGAGAGCCTAACCCGTCCATACACTGCTGATGAAGTCAGATTGGCCCTTTTTCAGATGCACCCATCAAAATCACCCGGACCGGATGGTATGTCCCCTTTTTTCTTTCAGAAATATTGGCATATTATAGGCAATGATGTTACTGAagctattttatcttttttacgATCTGCCCATATGTTGAAAAAAATGAACCACACACATATTGTCTTgatcccaaaaaagaaagacccAAAATACCTGGTAGACTATAGACCCATTAGCTTGAGCAATGTTGTGTCTCGGAtaatttcaaaagttattgcTAATCGATTGAAGCTTATCTTGCCTAATGTGATTTCTGACTCTCAGAGTGCCTTTGTGCCAAACCGTCTTATTACTGATAATACAACAGTTGCCTATGAGATTCTACACAGAATGAGAAACAGAAGAAGAGGGAAAGTGGGCCAAATGGCGGTTAAGCTGGACATTAGTAAAGCCTATGATCGGGTAGAGTGGTCTTTTTTGCAGGGTATTATGCAGAAATTGGGATTTGATCCAAGATGGGTGAACTTGGCCATGGAGACAGTCACTACAGCTTCTTATTCAGTCTTCATCAATGGGGAGCCCAAGGGGTGGATCACTCAATCTAGGGGTATTAGGCAAGGAGACCCACTATCTCCTTACCTTTTCCTCTTGTGTGCAGAAGGCCTCACAGCACTATTGAATAAGGCAGTTGAGAATCGGGTGGTAAATGGAATTATGtctagccaaaatggggtgTGTATCTCCCACCTCCTTTTTGCAGACGATAGTTTACTATTTTGTAAAGCCACGGTTGGAGAGTGTCAACAACTTTTGAGTATTCTTGGCCAATATGAGGCTGCATCGGGACAAGCAATCAATCGCCAAAAAACCTCCCTATTTTTTAGCAAGAACACAAATCCGGAAATACGGAGATTGATCCAACAACAAATGGGGGCTAGAGTAATGACCAATACTGACAAATACCTTGGTCTACCAATGACTTGTGGTAAATCAAAGGTAAACACCTTCAAAGAACTAGAAGAAAAAATTTCCAAGCGTGTGTTGGGGTGGAAGGAGAAGTTTATATCAAAGGCAGGCCGGGAGGTCCTTATAAAAACAGTGGCACAAGCAATCCCCACATACGCCATGAGCCTTTTTAAGCTTCCCAAAACCATGTGTGACTCCATCAATTCCTTGCTAGCAAAATATTGGTGGGGACAAaacaaggaagagagaaagatcCATTGGGTTAATTGGAAAAAACTATGCACAAGCAAGCAGGAAGGGGGGATGGGTTTTAGAGATTTGCACTCTTTCAACTTGGCTATGCTCTCAAAGCAAGCATGGAGACTAACCCAAGACACAAATTCCCTGTTTTACAAGGTGTATAAGGCGCGGTACTTCCCTAATTGTTCATTCATGACAGCTCAATTGGGGAGCAACCCGTCCTTTGTTTGGAGAAGCCTACTAGCAGCAAGAGACATCATCTTCAATGGATCAAAGTGGCGGGTGGGAGACGGCAAAACAGTGGGGGTCTACTCTCATAAATGGCTGTCTCACCCTCCAATTCCTCTGAATGAACAAGCCCAAGACATGAAGGTCTGTGAGCTCTTGGATGTTCAGTCTCGGCAATGGGACAGGGGAAAAATAGAGACTTTGTTTGCACCAAGGACAAGGCAGGAAATTCTGGCAATACCGTTGGACCACCTCAACTCTCCGGACTTGCTGGTTTGGACAGAAAATGCAGCTGCAAAGTTCACTGTTAAAACTGCTTACCAACTTGCACTCCGCTTGACTAAGCAACCATGGGCAGAACACTCTCTCAGCCGTGCCTATAAGCCTATTTGGAGCGGAATCTGGGCACTCAACGTACCACCCAAAGTCCGAACGTTTTTATGGAGAGCTTGCTCCAATTGTCTTCCAACCAGGGAAAATCTCCATAGACGCCGAGTTCGAGTGGATACCAGATGTGATCTCTGTCATTACCGGTCCGAGAACACAAGCCACATCTTATGGGAATGCCCATTTGCACAAAATGTGTGGGCATTGATGAGTAGCCGAATCCAAAAATGCAGAAACATGGCTGACGACTTCTTCCAATTATTCAGAATGGTGCGCGACAGACTCACCCAACGAGACCTTGAGCAATGGGCAACTACGGTGTGGTCAATTTGGAATGCAAGAAACAGGTTCTACTTTGAGCATGTCCAACTCCAACCAAAAGCAATTGTTGATGTCGCTTGCGGACTACTAGAGGAGTACCAACGGCTCATGAATATACAGTAA